A section of the Pan paniscus chromosome 7, NHGRI_mPanPan1-v2.0_pri, whole genome shotgun sequence genome encodes:
- the CPSF1 gene encoding cleavage and polyadenylation specificity factor subunit 1 isoform X1, giving the protein MYAVYKQAHPPTGLEFSMYCNFFNNSERNLVVAGTSQLYVYRLNRDAEALTKNDRSTEGKAHREKLELAASFSFFGNVMSMASVQLAGAKRDALLLSFKDAKLSVVEYDPGTHDLKTLSLHYFEEPELRDGFVQNVHTPRVRVDPDGRCAAMLVYGTRLVVLPFRRESLAEEHEGLVGEGQRSSFLPSYIIDVRALDEKLLNIIDLQFLHGYYEPTLLILFEPNQTWPGRVAVRQDTCSIVAISLNITQKVHPVIWSLTSLPFDCTQALAVPKPIGGVVVFAVNSLLYLNQSVPPYGVALNSLTTGTTAFPLRTQEGVRITLDCAQATFISYDKMVISLKGGEIYVLTLITDGMRSVRAFHFDKAAASVLTTSMVTMEPGYLFLGSRLGNSLLLKYTEKLQEPPASAVREAADKEEPPSKKKRVDATAGWSAAGKSVPQDEVDEIEVYGSEAQSGTQLATYSFEVCDSILNIGPCANAAMGEPAFLSEEFQNSPEPDLEIVVCSGHGKNGALSVLQKSIRPQVVTTFELPGCYDMWTVIAPVRKEEEDNPKGEGTEQEPSTPEADDDGRRHGFLILSREDSTMILQTGQEIMELDTSGFATQGPTVFAGNIGDNRYIVQVSPLGIRLLEGVNQLHFIPVDLGAPIVQCAVADPYVVIMSAEGHVTMFLLKSDSYGGRHHRLALHKPPLHHQSKVITLCLYRDLSGMFTTESRLGGARDELGGRSGSEAEGLGSETSPTVDDEEEMLYGDSGSLFSPSKEEARRSSQPPADRDPAPFRAEPTHWCLLVRENGTMEIYQLPDWRLVFLVKNFPVGQRVLVDSSFGQPTTQGEARREEATRQGELPLVKEVLLVALGSRQSRPYLLVHVDQELLIYEAFPHDSQLGQGNLKVRFKKVPHNINFREKKPKPSKKKAEGGGAEEGAGARGRVARFRYFEDIYGYSGVFICGPSPHWLLVTGRGALRLHPMAIDGPVDSFAPFHNVNCPRGFLYFNRQGELRISVLPAYLSYDAPWPVRKIPLRCTAHYVAYHVESKVYAVATSTNTPCARIPRMTGEEKEFETIERDERYIHPQQEAFSIQLISPVSWEAIPNARIELQEWEHVTCMKTVSLRSEETVSGLKGYVAAGTCLMQGEEVTCRGRILIMDVIEVVPEPGQPLTKNKFKVLYEKEQKGPVTALCHCNGHLVSAIGQKIFLWSLRASELTGMAFIDTQLYIHQMISVKNFILAADVMKSISLLRYQEESKTLSLVSRDAKPLEVYSVDFMVDNAQLGFLVSDRDRNLMVYMYLPEAKESFGGMRLLRRADFHVGAHVNTFWRTPCRGATEGLSKKSVVWENKHITWFGEDLPAAADAAERADHHAATPRRPQPPRLPDAARGPPHPPECRAQRAGWGAAQPLPVPEHHGAQRASQEDRHHTRHNPGRLAGDGPRHRPLLAPWMPSPPAHGTTSHPLFVQNTRKNIFCLRSVWSLHGLLAQLLSQPPSASAHGARGVYTSSPATSVSPR; this is encoded by the exons ATGTACGCCGTGTACAAACAGGCGCATCCGCCCACCGGTCTGGAGTTCTCCATGTACTGCAACTTCTTCAACAACAGCGAGCGCAACCTGGTAGTGGCCGGGACCTCGCAGCTCTACGTGTACCGCCTCAACCGCGACGCCGAG GCTCTGACCAAGAATGACAGGAGCACAG AGGGGAAGGCCCACCGGGAGAAGCTCGAGCTTgctgcctccttctccttctttggcAACGTCATGTCCATGGCCAGCGTGCAGCTGGCAGGAGCCAAGCGGGATGCCCTGCTCCTAAGCTTCAAGGATGCCAAG CTGTCTGTGGTGGAGTACGACCCGGGCACCCATGACCTGAAGACCCTGTCACTGCACTACTTTGAGGAGCCTGAGCTTCGG GACGGGTTTGTGCAGAATGTACACACGCCGCGAGTGCGGGTGGACCCCGATGGGCGCTGTGCAGCCATGCTTGTCTACGGCACGCGGCTGGTGGTCCTGCCCTTCCGCAGGGAGAGCCTGGCTGAGGAGCACGAGGGGCTCGTGGGTGAGGG GCAGAGGTCCAGCTTCCTGCCCAGCTACATCATCGATGTGCGGGCCCTAGACGAGAAGCTGCTCAACATCATCGACCTGCAGTTCCTGCATGGCTACTACGAGCCTACCCTCCTCATCCTGTTTGAGCCCAACCAGACCTGGCCTGG GCGCGTGGCCGTGCGGCAGGACACGTGCTCCATTGTGGCCATCTCACTGAACATCACGCAGAAGGTGCACCCCGTCATCTGGTCCCTCACCAGCCTGCCCTTTGACTGCACCCAGGCTCTGGCTGTGCCCAAGCCCATAG GTGGGGTGGTGGTGTTTGCCGTCAACTCGCTGTTGTACCTGAACCAGAGCGTCCCCCCGTACGGCGTGGCTCTCAACAGCCTCACCACAGGAACCACGGCTTTCCCACTTC GCACCCAGGAGGGTGTGCGGATCACCCTGGACTGCGCCCAGGCCACCTTCATCTCCTACGACAAGATGGTCATCTCCCTCAAGGGCGGCGAGAT CTACGTGCTGACCCTCATCACCGACGGCATGCGCAGTGTCCGAGCGTTCCACTTTGACAAGGCGGCCGCCAGCGTCCTCACCACCAGC ATGGTCACCATGGAGCCCGGGTACCTGTTCCTGGGTTCTCGCCTAGGCAATTCCCTCCTCCTCAAGTACACGGAGAAGCTGCAGGAGCCCCCGGCCAGTGCTGTCCGTGAGGCTGCCGACAAG GAAGAGCCTCCCTCAAAGAAGAAGCGAGTGGATGCGACGGCCGGCTGGTCAG CTGCGGGTAAGTCGGTGCCGCAGGATGAGGTGGACGAGATTGAAGTGTACGGCAGCGAGGCCCAGTCGGGAACACAGCTGGCCACCTACTCCTTTGAG GTGTGTGACAGCATCCTTAACATCGGACCCTGCGCCAATGCCGCCATGGGCGAGCCTGCCTTCCTCTCTGAAGAG TTTCAGAACAGCCCTGAGCCGGACCTGGAGATTGTGGTTTGCTCCGGCCACGGGAAGAACGGGGCTTTGTCGGTGCTGCAG AAGAGCATCCGGCCCCAGGTGGTGACAACctttgagcttcccggctgctatGACATGTGGACAGTCATCGCCCCGGTGCGTAAGGAGGAG GAGGACAATCCCAAGGGGGAGGGCACAGAGCAGGAACCCAGCACCCCTGAAGCAGACGACGACGGCCGCAGACACGGATTCCTGATTCTGAGCCGGGAAGACTCCACCATG ATCCTGCAGACGGGGCAGGAGATCATGGAGCTGGACACCAGTGGCTTCGCCACTCAGGGCCCCACGGTCTTTGCTGGGAACATCGGGGACAACCGCTACATTGTCCAAGTGTCACCACTGGGCATCCGCCTGCTGGAAGGAG TGAATCAGCTGCACTTCATCCCCGTGGACCTGGGCGCCCCCATCGTGCAGTGCGCCGTGGCCGACCCCTATGTGGTCATCATGAGTGCCGAGGGCCACGTCACCATGTTCCTGCTGAAGAGTGACTCCTATGGTGGCCGCCACCACCGCCTGGCGCTGCACAAGCCCCCGCTGCACCAT CAGTCCAAGGTGATCACGCTGTGCCTGTACCGAGACCTCAGCGGCATGTTCACCACTGAGAGCCGCCTGGGTGGGGCCCGTGACGAACTCGGGGGCCGCAGTGGCTCGGAGGCCGAGGGCCTGGGCTCAGAGACTAG CCCCACAGTGGATGACGAGGAGGAGATGCTGTATGGGGATTCGGGCTCCCTCTTCAGCCCCAGCAAGGAGGAGGCCCGAAGAAGCAGCCAGCCCCCTGCTGACCGGGACCCTGCGCCCTTCCGGGCAGAGCCTACCCACTGGTGCCTGCTGGTGCGGGAGAATGGCACCATGGAG ATCTACCAGCTTCCCGACTGGCGGCTGGTGTTCCTGGTGAAGAACTTCCCTGTGGGGCAGCGGGTCCTTGTGGACAGCTCCTTTGGACAGCCCACTACACAGGGCGAGGCCCGCAGGGAGGAGGCCACGCGCCAGGGGGAGCTGCCCCTCGTCAAGGAGGTGCTGCTGGTGGCGCTGGGCAGCCGCCAGAGCAGGCCCTACCTGCTG GTGCATGTGGACCAAGAGCTGCTTATCTACGAGGCCTTCCCCCACGACTCTCAGCTCGGCCAGGGCAATCTCAAAGTCCGCTTTAAGAAG GTCCCTCACAACATCAACTTCCGTGAGAAGAAGCCAAAGCCATCCAAGAAGAAAGCAGAAGGTGGCGGCgcagaggagggggctggggccCGGGGCCGCGTGGCACGTTTCCGCTACTTCGAGGATATTTATGGCTACTCAGGG GTCTTCATCTGCGGCCCCTCCCCTCACTGGCTCCTGGTGACCGGCCGAGGGGCTCTGCGGCTACACCCCATGGCCATCGACGGCCCGGTCGACTCTTTCGCTCCATTCCACAATGTCAACTGTCCCCGCGGCTTCCTGTACTTCAACAGACAG GGCGAGCTGAGGATCAGTGTCCTGCCTGCCTACCTGTCCTATGATGCCCCATGGCCTGTCAGGAAGATCCCGCTGCGCTGCACGGCCCACTATGTGGCTTACCACGTGGAGTCTAAG GTGTATGCTGTGGCCACCAGCACCAACACGCCGTGTGCCCGCATCCCACGCATGACTGGCGAGgagaaggagtttgagaccatcgaGAGAG ATGAGCGGTACATCCACCCCCAGCAGGAGGCCTTCTCCATCCAGCTCATCTCCCCGGTCAGCTGGGAGGCTATTCCCAATGCCAG GATCGAGCTGCAGGAGTGGGAGCATGTGACCTGCATGAAGACAGTGTCTCTGCGCAGTGAGGAGACCGTGTCGGGCCTCAAAGGCTACGTGGCCGCCGGGACCTGCCTCATGCAGGGGGAGGAGGTCACGTGCCGAGGGCGG ATCTTGATCATGGATGTGATTGAGGTGGTGCCCGAGCCTGGCCAGCCCTTGACCAAGAACAAGTTCAAAGTCCTTTACGAGAAGGAGCAGAAGGGGCCCGTGACCGCCCTGTGCCACTGCAATGGCCACCTGGTGTCGGCCATCGGCCAGAAG ATTTTCCTGTGGAGCCTGCGGGCCAGCGAGCTGACGGGCATGGCCTTCATCGACACGCAGCTCTACATCCACCAGATGATCAGCGTCAAGAACTTCATCCTGGCAGCCGACGTCATGAAGAGCATTTCGCTGCTGCGCTACCAGGAGGAAAGCAAGACGCTGAGCCTGGTGTCGCGG GATGCCAAGCCCCTGGAGGTGTACAGCGTGGACTTCATGGTGGACAATGCCCAGCTGGGTTTTCTGG TGTCTGACCGCGACCGCAACctcatggtgtacatgtacctgCCCGAAG CCAAGGAGAGTTTCGGGGGCATGCGCCTGCTGCGTCGGGCAGACTTCCACGTGGGTGCCCACGTGAACACGTTCTGGAGGACCCCGTGCCGGGGGGCCACTGAAGGGCTCAGCAAAAAGTCGGTCGTGTGGGAGAATAAGCACATCACGTGGTTTG GAGAAGACCTACCGGCGGCTGCTGATGCTGCAGAACGCGCTGACCACCATGCTGCCACACCACGCCGGCCTCAACCCCCGCGCCTTCCG GATGCTGCACGTGGACCGCCGCACCCTCCAGAATGCCGTGCGCAACGTGCTGGATGGGGAGCTGCTCAACCGCTACCTGTACCTGAGCACCATGGAGCGCAGCGAGCTAGCCAAGAAGATCGGCACCACACCAGACATA ATCCTGGACGACTTGCTGGAGACGGACCGCGTCACCGCCCACTTCTAGCCCCGTGGATGCCGTCACCACCAGCACACGGAACTACCTCCCACCCCCTTTTTGTACAAAACacaaggaaaaacattttttgctTGAGGAGTGTGTGGTCATTACACGGCCTCCTGGCCCAGCTGCTGTCACAGCCCCCCAGTGCGAGTGCCCACGGGGCTCGGGGTGTCTACACCTCTAGCCCCGCCACCTCCGTCAGCCCAAGGTGA
- the CPSF1 gene encoding cleavage and polyadenylation specificity factor subunit 1 isoform X2, giving the protein MYAVYKQAHPPTGLEFSMYCNFFNNSERNLVVAGTSQLYVYRLNRDAEALTKNDRSTEGKAHREKLELAASFSFFGNVMSMASVQLAGAKRDALLLSFKDAKLSVVEYDPGTHDLKTLSLHYFEEPELRDGFVQNVHTPRVRVDPDGRCAAMLVYGTRLVVLPFRRESLAEEHEGLVGEGQRSSFLPSYIIDVRALDEKLLNIIDLQFLHGYYEPTLLILFEPNQTWPGRVAVRQDTCSIVAISLNITQKVHPVIWSLTSLPFDCTQALAVPKPIGGVVVFAVNSLLYLNQSVPPYGVALNSLTTGTTAFPLRTQEGVRITLDCAQATFISYDKMVISLKGGEIYVLTLITDGMRSVRAFHFDKAAASVLTTSMVTMEPGYLFLGSRLGNSLLLKYTEKLQEPPASAVREAADKEEPPSKKKRVDATAGWSAAGKSVPQDEVDEIEVYGSEAQSGTQLATYSFEVCDSILNIGPCANAAMGEPAFLSEEFQNSPEPDLEIVVCSGHGKNGALSVLQKSIRPQVVTTFELPGCYDMWTVIAPVRKEEEDNPKGEGTEQEPSTPEADDDGRRHGFLILSREDSTMILQTGQEIMELDTSGFATQGPTVFAGNIGDNRYIVQVSPLGIRLLEGVNQLHFIPVDLGAPIVQCAVADPYVVIMSAEGHVTMFLLKSDSYGGRHHRLALHKPPLHHQSKVITLCLYRDLSGMFTTESRLGGARDELGGRSGSEAEGLGSETSPTVDDEEEMLYGDSGSLFSPSKEEARRSSQPPADRDPAPFRAEPTHWCLLVRENGTMEIYQLPDWRLVFLVKNFPVGQRVLVDSSFGQPTTQGEARREEATRQGELPLVKEVLLVALGSRQSRPYLLVHVDQELLIYEAFPHDSQLGQGNLKVRFKKVPHNINFREKKPKPSKKKAEGGGAEEGAGARGRVARFRYFEDIYGYSGVFICGPSPHWLLVTGRGALRLHPMAIDGPVDSFAPFHNVNCPRGFLYFNRQGELRISVLPAYLSYDAPWPVRKIPLRCTAHYVAYHVESKVYAVATSTNTPCARIPRMTGEEKEFETIERDERYIHPQQEAFSIQLISPVSWEAIPNARIELQEWEHVTCMKTVSLRSEETVSGLKGYVAAGTCLMQGEEVTCRGRIFLWSLRASELTGMAFIDTQLYIHQMISVKNFILAADVMKSISLLRYQEESKTLSLVSRDAKPLEVYSVDFMVDNAQLGFLVSDRDRNLMVYMYLPEAKESFGGMRLLRRADFHVGAHVNTFWRTPCRGATEGLSKKSVVWENKHITWFGEDLPAAADAAERADHHAATPRRPQPPRLPDAARGPPHPPECRAQRAGWGAAQPLPVPEHHGAQRASQEDRHHTRHNPGRLAGDGPRHRPLLAPWMPSPPAHGTTSHPLFVQNTRKNIFCLRSVWSLHGLLAQLLSQPPSASAHGARGVYTSSPATSVSPR; this is encoded by the exons ATGTACGCCGTGTACAAACAGGCGCATCCGCCCACCGGTCTGGAGTTCTCCATGTACTGCAACTTCTTCAACAACAGCGAGCGCAACCTGGTAGTGGCCGGGACCTCGCAGCTCTACGTGTACCGCCTCAACCGCGACGCCGAG GCTCTGACCAAGAATGACAGGAGCACAG AGGGGAAGGCCCACCGGGAGAAGCTCGAGCTTgctgcctccttctccttctttggcAACGTCATGTCCATGGCCAGCGTGCAGCTGGCAGGAGCCAAGCGGGATGCCCTGCTCCTAAGCTTCAAGGATGCCAAG CTGTCTGTGGTGGAGTACGACCCGGGCACCCATGACCTGAAGACCCTGTCACTGCACTACTTTGAGGAGCCTGAGCTTCGG GACGGGTTTGTGCAGAATGTACACACGCCGCGAGTGCGGGTGGACCCCGATGGGCGCTGTGCAGCCATGCTTGTCTACGGCACGCGGCTGGTGGTCCTGCCCTTCCGCAGGGAGAGCCTGGCTGAGGAGCACGAGGGGCTCGTGGGTGAGGG GCAGAGGTCCAGCTTCCTGCCCAGCTACATCATCGATGTGCGGGCCCTAGACGAGAAGCTGCTCAACATCATCGACCTGCAGTTCCTGCATGGCTACTACGAGCCTACCCTCCTCATCCTGTTTGAGCCCAACCAGACCTGGCCTGG GCGCGTGGCCGTGCGGCAGGACACGTGCTCCATTGTGGCCATCTCACTGAACATCACGCAGAAGGTGCACCCCGTCATCTGGTCCCTCACCAGCCTGCCCTTTGACTGCACCCAGGCTCTGGCTGTGCCCAAGCCCATAG GTGGGGTGGTGGTGTTTGCCGTCAACTCGCTGTTGTACCTGAACCAGAGCGTCCCCCCGTACGGCGTGGCTCTCAACAGCCTCACCACAGGAACCACGGCTTTCCCACTTC GCACCCAGGAGGGTGTGCGGATCACCCTGGACTGCGCCCAGGCCACCTTCATCTCCTACGACAAGATGGTCATCTCCCTCAAGGGCGGCGAGAT CTACGTGCTGACCCTCATCACCGACGGCATGCGCAGTGTCCGAGCGTTCCACTTTGACAAGGCGGCCGCCAGCGTCCTCACCACCAGC ATGGTCACCATGGAGCCCGGGTACCTGTTCCTGGGTTCTCGCCTAGGCAATTCCCTCCTCCTCAAGTACACGGAGAAGCTGCAGGAGCCCCCGGCCAGTGCTGTCCGTGAGGCTGCCGACAAG GAAGAGCCTCCCTCAAAGAAGAAGCGAGTGGATGCGACGGCCGGCTGGTCAG CTGCGGGTAAGTCGGTGCCGCAGGATGAGGTGGACGAGATTGAAGTGTACGGCAGCGAGGCCCAGTCGGGAACACAGCTGGCCACCTACTCCTTTGAG GTGTGTGACAGCATCCTTAACATCGGACCCTGCGCCAATGCCGCCATGGGCGAGCCTGCCTTCCTCTCTGAAGAG TTTCAGAACAGCCCTGAGCCGGACCTGGAGATTGTGGTTTGCTCCGGCCACGGGAAGAACGGGGCTTTGTCGGTGCTGCAG AAGAGCATCCGGCCCCAGGTGGTGACAACctttgagcttcccggctgctatGACATGTGGACAGTCATCGCCCCGGTGCGTAAGGAGGAG GAGGACAATCCCAAGGGGGAGGGCACAGAGCAGGAACCCAGCACCCCTGAAGCAGACGACGACGGCCGCAGACACGGATTCCTGATTCTGAGCCGGGAAGACTCCACCATG ATCCTGCAGACGGGGCAGGAGATCATGGAGCTGGACACCAGTGGCTTCGCCACTCAGGGCCCCACGGTCTTTGCTGGGAACATCGGGGACAACCGCTACATTGTCCAAGTGTCACCACTGGGCATCCGCCTGCTGGAAGGAG TGAATCAGCTGCACTTCATCCCCGTGGACCTGGGCGCCCCCATCGTGCAGTGCGCCGTGGCCGACCCCTATGTGGTCATCATGAGTGCCGAGGGCCACGTCACCATGTTCCTGCTGAAGAGTGACTCCTATGGTGGCCGCCACCACCGCCTGGCGCTGCACAAGCCCCCGCTGCACCAT CAGTCCAAGGTGATCACGCTGTGCCTGTACCGAGACCTCAGCGGCATGTTCACCACTGAGAGCCGCCTGGGTGGGGCCCGTGACGAACTCGGGGGCCGCAGTGGCTCGGAGGCCGAGGGCCTGGGCTCAGAGACTAG CCCCACAGTGGATGACGAGGAGGAGATGCTGTATGGGGATTCGGGCTCCCTCTTCAGCCCCAGCAAGGAGGAGGCCCGAAGAAGCAGCCAGCCCCCTGCTGACCGGGACCCTGCGCCCTTCCGGGCAGAGCCTACCCACTGGTGCCTGCTGGTGCGGGAGAATGGCACCATGGAG ATCTACCAGCTTCCCGACTGGCGGCTGGTGTTCCTGGTGAAGAACTTCCCTGTGGGGCAGCGGGTCCTTGTGGACAGCTCCTTTGGACAGCCCACTACACAGGGCGAGGCCCGCAGGGAGGAGGCCACGCGCCAGGGGGAGCTGCCCCTCGTCAAGGAGGTGCTGCTGGTGGCGCTGGGCAGCCGCCAGAGCAGGCCCTACCTGCTG GTGCATGTGGACCAAGAGCTGCTTATCTACGAGGCCTTCCCCCACGACTCTCAGCTCGGCCAGGGCAATCTCAAAGTCCGCTTTAAGAAG GTCCCTCACAACATCAACTTCCGTGAGAAGAAGCCAAAGCCATCCAAGAAGAAAGCAGAAGGTGGCGGCgcagaggagggggctggggccCGGGGCCGCGTGGCACGTTTCCGCTACTTCGAGGATATTTATGGCTACTCAGGG GTCTTCATCTGCGGCCCCTCCCCTCACTGGCTCCTGGTGACCGGCCGAGGGGCTCTGCGGCTACACCCCATGGCCATCGACGGCCCGGTCGACTCTTTCGCTCCATTCCACAATGTCAACTGTCCCCGCGGCTTCCTGTACTTCAACAGACAG GGCGAGCTGAGGATCAGTGTCCTGCCTGCCTACCTGTCCTATGATGCCCCATGGCCTGTCAGGAAGATCCCGCTGCGCTGCACGGCCCACTATGTGGCTTACCACGTGGAGTCTAAG GTGTATGCTGTGGCCACCAGCACCAACACGCCGTGTGCCCGCATCCCACGCATGACTGGCGAGgagaaggagtttgagaccatcgaGAGAG ATGAGCGGTACATCCACCCCCAGCAGGAGGCCTTCTCCATCCAGCTCATCTCCCCGGTCAGCTGGGAGGCTATTCCCAATGCCAG GATCGAGCTGCAGGAGTGGGAGCATGTGACCTGCATGAAGACAGTGTCTCTGCGCAGTGAGGAGACCGTGTCGGGCCTCAAAGGCTACGTGGCCGCCGGGACCTGCCTCATGCAGGGGGAGGAGGTCACGTGCCGAGGGCGG ATTTTCCTGTGGAGCCTGCGGGCCAGCGAGCTGACGGGCATGGCCTTCATCGACACGCAGCTCTACATCCACCAGATGATCAGCGTCAAGAACTTCATCCTGGCAGCCGACGTCATGAAGAGCATTTCGCTGCTGCGCTACCAGGAGGAAAGCAAGACGCTGAGCCTGGTGTCGCGG GATGCCAAGCCCCTGGAGGTGTACAGCGTGGACTTCATGGTGGACAATGCCCAGCTGGGTTTTCTGG TGTCTGACCGCGACCGCAACctcatggtgtacatgtacctgCCCGAAG CCAAGGAGAGTTTCGGGGGCATGCGCCTGCTGCGTCGGGCAGACTTCCACGTGGGTGCCCACGTGAACACGTTCTGGAGGACCCCGTGCCGGGGGGCCACTGAAGGGCTCAGCAAAAAGTCGGTCGTGTGGGAGAATAAGCACATCACGTGGTTTG GAGAAGACCTACCGGCGGCTGCTGATGCTGCAGAACGCGCTGACCACCATGCTGCCACACCACGCCGGCCTCAACCCCCGCGCCTTCCG GATGCTGCACGTGGACCGCCGCACCCTCCAGAATGCCGTGCGCAACGTGCTGGATGGGGAGCTGCTCAACCGCTACCTGTACCTGAGCACCATGGAGCGCAGCGAGCTAGCCAAGAAGATCGGCACCACACCAGACATA ATCCTGGACGACTTGCTGGAGACGGACCGCGTCACCGCCCACTTCTAGCCCCGTGGATGCCGTCACCACCAGCACACGGAACTACCTCCCACCCCCTTTTTGTACAAAACacaaggaaaaacattttttgctTGAGGAGTGTGTGGTCATTACACGGCCTCCTGGCCCAGCTGCTGTCACAGCCCCCCAGTGCGAGTGCCCACGGGGCTCGGGGTGTCTACACCTCTAGCCCCGCCACCTCCGTCAGCCCAAGGTGA